Proteins co-encoded in one Capsicum annuum cultivar UCD-10X-F1 chromosome 9, UCD10Xv1.1, whole genome shotgun sequence genomic window:
- the LOC107842117 gene encoding L-type lectin-domain containing receptor kinase IV.1-like, which translates to MFFNLVILVALFLVGFAPASSEVDAFTYNGFQSGNLSLDGIANVKSSGLLLLTDSETQGQGHAFYPNLIHFKNSTIGTIFSFSTTFVFAIRSDYGILSGHGLVFIIAPQRRIEGALAYHYLGLFNSTNNGDRSNHVFGVELDTIYSEEFGDINDNHVGIDINGLRSVAADTAGYFDDTDLFNNLTLISGQPMQVWVEYDGSTQQINVTVAPLHVGKPVRPLLSLKYDLSPILDQTMYVGFSSSTGSVPTHHYILGWSFKTNGKAQELSQLPILPRFGHKGTSRFVKIGLPLISLVLLIVATSMVVYYVRRKKYEEILEDWEREYRPQRFKYKDLYTATKGFREKELLGAGGFGKVYKGVMPITNLEIAVKKISHESKQGMKEFVSEIVIIGSIQHRNVVPLLGYCRRKGELLLVYEYMSSGSLDKYLYDRPRVTLDWTQRFKVIRGVASGLFFLHEECDHIVVHRDIKASNVLLDCELNGRLGDFGLARLYSHGTNPQSTRVVGTLGYLAPEHTRTGRATPSSDVFSFGAFLLEVACGRRPIEPRKDDDDLILVDWVYSCWNRGNILEAVDPNLGVDFVPGQVELVLSLGLFCSRPDPSFRPTMRQNLLFLDGVVALPELSALSASSSGLTFDDHGGFDDFVNSYSSSLGYTHSRSPSVTDSFLSGGR; encoded by the coding sequence atgttctttaatcttgtcaTACTAGTAGCTCTCTTCTTAGTTGGTTTTGCACCAGCTTCTAGTGAAGTTGATGCATTTACTTACAATGGATTCCAATCAGGGAATCTTAGTTTGGATGGCATTGCTAATGTCAAATCCAGTGGCCTTTTGTTATTAACAGATTCCGAAACTCAAGGTCAGGGCCATGCTTTCTATCCAAATCTAATTCATTTCAAGAATTCAACTATTGGTACTATATTTTCTTTCTCCACAACCTTCGTGTTTGCCATAAGGTCTGATTATGGAATTTTGAGTGGTCACGGCCTGGTTTTCATTATCGCGCCACAGAGAAGAATTGAAGGGGCTTTGGCATACCACTATCTTGGCCTTTTCAACTCAACTAATAATGGGGATAGATCAAACCATGTTTTTGGAGTTGAGCTCGATACAATCTATAGCGAGGAATTTGGTGATATAAATGACAATCATGTTGGAATTGATATAAATGGATTGAGGTCTGTAGCAGCTGACACAGCAGGTTATTTTGATGATACTGACTTGTTTAATAACTTGACTCTGATTAGTGGCCAGCCAATGCAAGTTTGGGTGGAGTATGATGGCAGCACTCAGCAAATTAATGTGACAGTAGCTCCATTACATGTGGGAAAACCCGTTAGGCCACTTTTGTCTTTGAAATATGATCTTTCACCAATTCTTGATCAGACCATGTATGTTGGTTTTTCATCATCAACTGGTTCAGTCCCTACACATCATTATATATTGGGATGGAGTTTCAAAACAAATGGGAAAGCTCAAGAACTCTCTCAACTTCCTATTCTTCCTCGTTTTGGGCACAAAGGGACATCAAGATTTGTAAAGATTGGTTTGCCACTAATCTCTTTGGTTTTGCTTATTGTAGCAACCTCAATGGTGGTTTATTATGTAAGAAGGAAGAAGTATGAAGAAATTCTTGAAGATTGGGAACGCGAGTATAGACCACAAAGGTTCAAGTATAAAGATTTGTACACTGCCACTAAGGGTTTCAGAGAAAAGGAGCTATTGGGAGCTGGAGGATTTGGTAAAGTTTACAAAGGAGTGATGCCTATCACCAACCTTGAGATAGCTGTAAAGAAGATATCTCATGAATCAAAACAAGGGATGAAGGAATTTGTTTCCGAAATTGTAATCATAGGTAGTATACAACACAGGAACGTAGTACCACTTTTGGGTTATTGCAGGAGGAAAGGAGAATTGCTTTTGGTTTATGAATACATGTCTAGTGGAAGTCTAGACAAGTATTTATATGACCGACCAAGAGTCACCCTCGATTGGACCCAAAGATTCAAAGTTATTAGAGGTGTAGCATCGGGACTATTTTTCCTACACGAAGAATGTGACCACATAGTGGTTCATAGGGATATTAAGGCCAGTAATGTCTTGTTGGATTGTGAACTAAATGGAAGGTTAGGAGACTTTGGACTCGCGAGGCTATATAGTCATGGGACCAATCCTCAGTCTACTCGTGTTGTTGGTACTCTTGGTTATCTTGCACCAGAGCATACTAGAACTGGCAGGGCAACACCTAGTAGCGATGTATTTTCTTTTGGAGCATTTCTTCTTGAAGTTGCCTGTGGTAGGAGGCCGATAGAGCCAagaaaagatgatgatgatctgATTTTAGTCGATTGGGTGTACTCGTGCTGGAATAGAGGTAATATTCTTGAGGCTGTTGATCCAAATCTAGGCGTTGATTTTGTTCCAGGCCAAGTGGAGTTGGTCTTAAGTCTAGGCTTGTTCTGCTCCCGTCCAGATCCCTCATTTAGGCCAACCATGAGACAAAACTTGTTGTTCTTGGATGGTGTTGTGGCCTTACCAGAGTTATCAGCACTCAGTGCTTCATCATCTGGCCTAACTTTTGATGATCACGGCGGTTTTGATGATTTTGTCAACTCATATTCATCTTCTTTGGGTTATACACATTCTCGCTCTCCATCTGTAACAGACTCCTTTCTCTCTGGTGGCCGATGA